In one window of Hymenobacter nivis DNA:
- the xseB gene encoding exodeoxyribonuclease VII small subunit yields the protein MPTYAESLAELETILRALETDAVDVDDLTARVERSAELIRRCRHKLRHAEASLDRVFDDLDNDEEGPEPDEENDETDDEEIPEDDTDEEDDEENNDSESDDDSEDDDRDQAGGAGRPAPPAWKF from the coding sequence ATGCCCACCTACGCCGAATCTTTAGCCGAACTCGAAACCATCCTGCGTGCCCTCGAAACCGATGCCGTGGATGTGGACGACCTCACGGCCCGCGTTGAGCGCTCGGCCGAACTCATCCGCCGCTGCCGCCATAAGCTGCGCCACGCCGAAGCCTCGCTCGACCGCGTATTTGACGACCTCGACAATGACGAAGAGGGCCCCGAGCCCGACGAGGAAAACGACGAAACGGACGATGAGGAAATACCCGAAGACGACACCGACGAGGAAGACGACGAGGAAAACAACGACAGCGAGAGCGACGATGACAGCGAGGACGACGACCGCGACCAAGCCGGGGGCGCTGGCCGCCCCGCCCCCCCAGCCTGGAAATTCTAG
- the xseA gene encoding exodeoxyribonuclease VII large subunit: MPLYNRRSEAPVPVPPPPAPLGLAELLGRVRLALHRQFPESYWVVAEVADLTRPRFAGGHCYLTLTEQATDERGQPTKAQARATLWSQRYQQVVPAFEAHTGQALRPGLRLLLRVQLRFHEQYGLSLDVLALDPSYTVGELARQRLLALQTLEIKGLLERQKRLALPLAPQRLAVISSPTAAGFQDFVRQLEEAPYDFALTLFPAMMQGDEAPASIRAALDAVRARRGQFEAVVIIRGGGSKTDLLAFDDYGLAAAVGAFPLPVLTGIGHERDEALADLTAYQALKTPTAVAAFLVERLARVDGLLHHLATKIRTAAGHHLRQRHAHLDRLTARGRAAGQRHLAAGRAALHQRARQAAQGPREQLRQQAQRLERFRHQVPRAARRVLAHELLLLRQRARALQQRFARHHQRRREHLLHLRYRLELAATRHLHRAERRLWALQAKR; the protein is encoded by the coding sequence ATGCCGCTCTACAACCGCCGTTCCGAAGCGCCCGTGCCTGTGCCCCCGCCGCCCGCCCCGCTGGGGCTAGCCGAGCTGCTGGGCCGCGTGCGCCTGGCCCTGCACCGCCAGTTTCCCGAGTCGTACTGGGTAGTGGCCGAGGTAGCCGACCTCACCCGGCCGCGCTTCGCCGGGGGCCACTGCTACCTCACCCTCACCGAGCAGGCCACCGACGAGCGCGGCCAACCCACCAAGGCGCAGGCCCGCGCCACGCTCTGGAGCCAGCGCTACCAGCAGGTGGTACCGGCCTTCGAGGCGCACACCGGCCAGGCCCTGCGCCCGGGCCTACGGCTGCTGCTGCGGGTGCAGCTGCGCTTCCACGAGCAATACGGCCTGAGCCTCGACGTGCTGGCCCTTGACCCCAGCTACACCGTGGGCGAGCTGGCCCGCCAGCGCCTGCTGGCCCTGCAAACCCTCGAAATAAAGGGCTTGCTGGAGCGGCAGAAGCGGCTAGCCCTACCCCTGGCCCCGCAGCGGCTGGCGGTCATCTCCTCCCCCACCGCCGCGGGCTTCCAGGATTTTGTGCGCCAATTAGAAGAAGCGCCCTACGATTTCGCCCTCACCCTGTTCCCGGCCATGATGCAGGGCGACGAGGCTCCCGCCAGCATCCGGGCGGCGCTGGATGCGGTGCGGGCCCGGCGCGGGCAGTTCGAGGCCGTGGTAATTATCCGCGGCGGGGGCAGCAAAACCGATTTGCTGGCCTTCGACGACTACGGCCTAGCCGCCGCTGTGGGCGCCTTCCCGCTGCCTGTACTCACGGGCATCGGCCACGAGCGCGACGAGGCCCTGGCCGACCTAACGGCATACCAGGCCCTGAAAACGCCCACCGCCGTGGCGGCCTTTCTGGTCGAGCGCCTGGCGCGGGTCGATGGCCTGCTGCACCACTTGGCCACCAAAATCCGTACGGCCGCCGGCCACCACCTGCGCCAACGCCACGCCCACCTCGACCGCCTCACGGCCCGGGGCCGCGCCGCCGGGCAGCGCCACCTGGCCGCTGGCCGCGCCGCCCTGCACCAGCGCGCCCGCCAGGCCGCCCAGGGCCCCCGCGAACAGCTGCGGCAGCAGGCCCAGCGCCTCGAGCGCTTCCGCCACCAGGTGCCGCGCGCCGCGCGCCGGGTCCTGGCCCACGAGCTGCTGCTGCTGCGCCAGCGCGCCCGGGCTTTGCAGCAGCGCTTTGCCCGCCACCACCAGCGGCGGCGCGAGCACCTGCTGCACCTGCGCTACCGGCTGGAGCTGGCCGCCACCCGCCACCTGCACCGCGCCGAACGCCGCCTCTGGGCCCTGCAAGCCAAGCGCTAA
- a CDS encoding M13 family metallopeptidase, with protein MSKASHLPLAAVAAAALALASCASSKPAATAAAPAPAAPPVAAAPAPDPVVKGVGLDLTGMDTSVSPCDDFYHYTSGNWMKNTPIPAAESGWGSFNILAERNNATLRAILDESAQQAPTATKGSNLQKVGDFYAAAMDSAAINKAGLRYLAPHLARIDAVKNLAEMQRLLSDPTISLGGAWFESGVSPDDKISSQYAVQFSQGGLSLPNRDYYLDQDARSKSIRAAYQTYLVNTFKLLGEFDAAAKAHAAAVMRIETRLAKASKKPVDLRDPYANYNKLTVAQANKAFPNLNLPLMLKAEGLGTAKEVIVGQPAFLKEVSAMLKSEPLLDQKTYLRWHLTSSLVGALPQQFGDERFRFAQVLSGVKQQQPRWKRMLRSTDGALGEAFGQIYVEKAFSPAAKARAKEMIENLRTAYAERINATDWMSAATKVEAIKKLNAFAVKIGYPDKWKDYSALTITRASYLNDVLAARAWATHDNLKKFGKPIDRTEWGMTPPTVNAYYNPGMNEIVFPAGILQPPFYDPKADDAVNYGGIGAVIGHEMTHGFDDQGRQYDSQGNLKDWWTKEDGEKFNARAAVVGKQFDAYSPLDSVHVNGKLTMGENLADLGGLTIAYQAFEKTPQAKEQAKLDGFTPEQRFFLSWAQVWRSNERPEATRMGILTDPHAPNQFRTIGPLQNMPEFYKAFGCQDNSKMVRAQADRAKIW; from the coding sequence ATGTCAAAAGCATCCCACCTGCCCCTGGCGGCCGTGGCCGCTGCCGCGCTGGCCCTGGCCAGCTGCGCCAGCAGCAAGCCCGCTGCTACGGCCGCCGCGCCCGCGCCGGCCGCCCCACCCGTTGCCGCCGCCCCTGCCCCCGACCCCGTGGTGAAGGGCGTCGGCCTCGACCTGACCGGCATGGACACATCGGTGAGCCCATGCGATGATTTCTACCACTACACGTCGGGCAACTGGATGAAGAACACGCCCATCCCGGCCGCTGAGAGCGGCTGGGGCTCGTTCAACATCCTCGCCGAGCGCAACAACGCCACGCTGCGCGCCATTCTGGATGAGTCGGCCCAGCAGGCCCCTACGGCCACCAAGGGCTCGAACCTGCAAAAGGTGGGCGACTTCTACGCCGCCGCCATGGATTCGGCCGCCATCAACAAAGCCGGCCTGCGCTACCTCGCGCCCCATTTGGCCCGCATCGACGCGGTGAAAAACCTGGCCGAGATGCAGCGCCTGCTCTCCGACCCGACCATCTCGCTCGGTGGCGCGTGGTTCGAGTCGGGCGTGTCGCCCGACGATAAAATCAGCTCGCAGTATGCGGTGCAGTTTTCGCAAGGCGGCCTCTCGCTGCCCAACCGCGACTACTACCTCGACCAGGACGCGCGCTCGAAATCCATCCGCGCCGCGTACCAGACCTATCTGGTGAACACCTTCAAGCTGCTCGGCGAGTTCGACGCCGCCGCCAAGGCCCACGCCGCCGCCGTCATGCGCATCGAGACGCGCCTGGCCAAGGCCAGCAAAAAGCCCGTGGACCTGCGCGACCCCTACGCCAACTACAACAAGCTGACGGTGGCCCAGGCCAACAAGGCCTTCCCGAACCTCAACCTGCCGCTGATGCTGAAGGCCGAGGGCCTGGGCACGGCCAAGGAAGTGATTGTGGGCCAGCCCGCATTCCTAAAAGAGGTGAGCGCCATGCTGAAATCGGAGCCGCTGCTCGACCAGAAAACCTACCTGCGCTGGCACCTCACCAGCAGCCTGGTGGGGGCCCTGCCGCAGCAGTTCGGCGACGAGCGGTTCCGCTTCGCGCAGGTGCTGAGCGGCGTCAAGCAGCAGCAGCCCCGCTGGAAGCGCATGCTGCGCAGCACCGACGGGGCCCTGGGCGAAGCCTTCGGCCAGATTTACGTGGAGAAGGCCTTCTCGCCCGCCGCCAAGGCCCGCGCCAAGGAGATGATTGAGAACCTGCGCACCGCCTATGCCGAGCGCATCAACGCCACGGATTGGATGAGCGCCGCTACCAAGGTGGAGGCCATCAAGAAGCTGAACGCCTTCGCCGTGAAAATTGGCTACCCCGACAAGTGGAAGGACTACTCGGCCCTCACCATCACCCGCGCCAGCTACCTGAACGACGTGCTGGCCGCCCGCGCCTGGGCCACCCACGACAACCTGAAGAAGTTCGGCAAGCCGATTGACCGCACCGAGTGGGGCATGACGCCGCCCACGGTGAATGCCTACTACAACCCGGGCATGAACGAAATCGTGTTCCCGGCCGGCATTTTGCAGCCCCCGTTCTACGACCCTAAGGCCGACGACGCGGTGAACTACGGCGGCATCGGCGCCGTGATTGGCCACGAAATGACCCACGGCTTCGACGACCAGGGCCGCCAGTACGATTCCCAGGGCAACCTGAAGGACTGGTGGACCAAGGAGGACGGTGAGAAATTTAACGCCCGCGCCGCCGTGGTGGGCAAGCAGTTTGATGCCTACTCGCCCCTGGATTCGGTGCACGTGAACGGTAAGCTGACGATGGGCGAAAACCTCGCCGACCTCGGGGGCCTCACCATCGCCTACCAGGCGTTTGAGAAAACCCCGCAGGCCAAGGAGCAGGCTAAGCTCGACGGCTTCACGCCCGAGCAGCGCTTCTTCCTGAGCTGGGCCCAGGTGTGGCGCAGCAACGAGCGCCCCGAGGCCACCCGGATGGGCATCCTCACCGACCCGCACGCGCCCAACCAGTTCCGCACCATCGGGCCCCTGCAAAACATGCCCGAGTTCTACAAAGCCTTCGGCTGCCAGGACAACTCCAAAATGGTGCGCGCCCAGGCCGACCGCGCCAAAATCTGGTAA
- a CDS encoding acyltransferase family protein, producing MKRHFEVLDGLRGTAALLVVAFHLLGSFFHNYQDNPLRHGYLAVDFFFLLSGFVVGYAYDDRWPALTVRDFLRLRLVRLHPLVVLGVAVAALCYWFDPYVEGLQRGAGLQLVLSMALGALLLPSPPLPNRIAMTQLNSPGWSLLQEYLANIAYALVGRRLGPRALLAVVALAGTALVVLAVHHGHLHGGWRWDNLRMAPVRVAFPFAAGLLLYRRGIRIRLPGAYWVLSVLLGAVLAAPAFQPAGPYEAFCVVVVFPFIVAAGAGTYSAGRLGGLCRAAGRLSYPLYLLHFPFVEIFAHWVNATNPSFPRAAAMMGALFGFFLVLAWAALRFYDAPVRAWLSARAQRQQPTPQLRNG from the coding sequence ATGAAGCGGCACTTTGAGGTTTTAGACGGCTTGCGCGGCACGGCGGCGTTGCTCGTAGTGGCGTTTCACCTGCTGGGCAGCTTCTTCCACAACTACCAAGATAACCCGCTGCGGCACGGGTACCTGGCGGTGGATTTCTTCTTTTTGCTGTCGGGCTTCGTGGTGGGCTACGCCTACGACGACCGTTGGCCGGCCCTTACCGTCCGCGACTTTCTGCGGCTGCGCCTCGTGCGCCTGCACCCGCTGGTGGTGCTGGGCGTTGCAGTGGCGGCCCTCTGCTACTGGTTCGACCCGTACGTGGAGGGCCTGCAGCGCGGCGCGGGGCTACAGCTTGTGCTGAGCATGGCCCTGGGGGCCCTGCTACTGCCCTCTCCACCCCTGCCCAACCGCATTGCAATGACCCAGCTTAACAGCCCGGGCTGGTCGCTGCTGCAAGAATACCTAGCTAACATAGCCTATGCACTCGTGGGGCGGCGCCTGGGGCCCCGGGCGTTGCTGGCCGTAGTGGCGCTGGCGGGCACGGCCCTGGTAGTATTGGCGGTGCACCACGGCCACCTGCACGGCGGCTGGCGCTGGGACAACCTGCGGATGGCGCCGGTGCGGGTGGCGTTTCCGTTTGCGGCCGGGCTGCTGCTGTACCGCCGTGGTATTCGCATCCGCTTGCCCGGGGCCTATTGGGTGCTATCGGTGCTGCTGGGGGCCGTGCTGGCGGCGCCGGCATTCCAGCCCGCGGGGCCCTACGAGGCATTTTGCGTGGTGGTGGTGTTTCCGTTCATTGTAGCGGCGGGGGCGGGCACCTACTCCGCGGGGCGATTGGGGGGCCTGTGCCGGGCGGCCGGGCGGCTGTCCTACCCACTCTACCTGCTGCACTTTCCGTTTGTCGAAATCTTCGCGCACTGGGTGAATGCCACAAACCCGTCCTTCCCGCGGGCGGCGGCGATGATGGGCGCGCTCTTCGGCTTTTTTCTAGTGCTGGCCTGGGCCGCCCTGCGGTTTTACGACGCCCCAGTGCGGGCCTGGCTAAGCGCCCGCGCCCAACGGCAGCAGCCCACGCCCCAGCTGCGCAACGGCTGA
- a CDS encoding M13 family metallopeptidase: MFSTTIVRRLGLAALGLSGVAAAVAAGPPAKPKPKPVPPQQGIGINLANIDNSVQPCEDFFHYANGNWLKNNPVPAAESRWGSFNELGDRNQAIEKRILMKAAAGARAAKPGSNEQKVGDFYAAAMDSMAIERAGLKYLQPRLTQIAGLKSLAAIQQYMASPKSMSTGWYGMGVGQDSKNSTVYAVQLRQGGLGLGDRDYYLKDDARSKAVRAGYKIYMTSIFQLLGDAPALAATNAEAVIGLETKLAQVSRSRVDLRDRLKNYNKVPVAQAVKDYPNLNLPLRLKDAGLAGAQDVIIGQPEFLAAVNTLLASTPIADQQQYLRWNLASDVTSALPKVYGDAAFRFQQVLTGAKQQQPRWKRSLRATDGALGEAFGQLYVDEAFSPAAKARAKQMVENLRAAYAERIMATDWMSADTKKEAIQKLNGFAVKIGYPDKWKDYSKLKIVRESALQNLFATSEWRRQDNLGKFGKPIDRMEWGMTPPTVNAYYNSSLNEIVFPAGILQPPFYDPKADDAVNYGGVGAVIGHEMTHGFDDQGRRSDAKGNLRDWWTKEDNEKFTAKADMVGKQYDAFMPLDSVHVNGKLTMGENLADIGGLTIAHQAFQKTQQAKGGQKIDGFTPEQRFFLGWAQIWRANSRPEYVRQQVQTDPHSPEQFRTNGPLMNMPEFYEAFGCKDGSKMVRATADRSRIW; encoded by the coding sequence ATGTTTTCAACCACTATTGTGCGCCGGTTGGGCCTGGCTGCGCTGGGCTTGAGCGGTGTAGCCGCGGCCGTGGCGGCCGGGCCGCCCGCCAAGCCCAAGCCCAAGCCCGTTCCGCCCCAGCAGGGCATCGGCATCAACCTGGCCAACATCGACAACTCGGTGCAGCCCTGTGAGGATTTCTTTCACTACGCCAATGGCAACTGGCTGAAAAACAACCCGGTGCCCGCTGCGGAATCGCGCTGGGGCTCGTTCAACGAGCTGGGCGACCGCAACCAGGCCATTGAGAAGCGCATTCTGATGAAGGCCGCCGCCGGGGCCCGCGCCGCCAAGCCGGGTTCGAACGAGCAGAAAGTGGGCGACTTCTATGCGGCCGCCATGGACTCGATGGCCATCGAGCGCGCCGGCCTGAAGTATCTGCAGCCGCGCCTGACGCAGATTGCCGGCCTGAAAAGCCTGGCCGCCATTCAGCAGTACATGGCCAGCCCGAAGTCAATGTCGACCGGCTGGTACGGCATGGGCGTGGGGCAAGACAGCAAAAACAGCACGGTGTACGCAGTGCAGCTGCGCCAGGGCGGCTTGGGCCTCGGCGACCGCGACTACTACCTGAAGGACGACGCGCGCTCGAAAGCCGTGCGCGCGGGTTATAAAATCTACATGACCAGCATTTTCCAGCTGCTGGGCGATGCGCCGGCGCTGGCCGCCACCAACGCCGAGGCCGTCATCGGGCTCGAAACCAAGCTGGCCCAGGTCAGCCGGAGCCGCGTGGACCTGCGCGACCGCCTCAAGAACTACAACAAGGTGCCCGTGGCCCAGGCTGTGAAGGACTACCCGAATCTGAACCTGCCGCTGCGCCTCAAGGACGCGGGCCTCGCCGGGGCCCAGGACGTCATCATCGGCCAGCCCGAGTTTCTGGCGGCTGTGAACACGCTGCTGGCCAGCACGCCCATTGCCGACCAGCAGCAGTACCTGCGCTGGAACCTGGCGTCGGACGTGACGTCGGCCCTGCCCAAGGTTTACGGCGACGCCGCCTTCCGCTTCCAGCAAGTGCTGACGGGCGCCAAGCAGCAGCAGCCCCGCTGGAAACGCTCGTTGCGCGCCACCGATGGGGCCCTGGGCGAAGCCTTCGGCCAGCTCTACGTAGATGAAGCTTTCTCGCCCGCCGCCAAGGCCCGCGCCAAGCAGATGGTAGAAAACCTGCGCGCCGCCTACGCCGAGCGCATCATGGCCACCGATTGGATGAGCGCCGACACTAAGAAGGAGGCCATCCAGAAGCTGAATGGCTTTGCCGTGAAAATTGGCTACCCTGATAAGTGGAAGGACTACTCGAAGCTGAAAATCGTCCGCGAGAGCGCGCTGCAAAACCTGTTTGCCACCTCCGAGTGGCGCCGCCAGGATAACCTGGGCAAATTTGGCAAGCCAATTGACCGCATGGAATGGGGCATGACGCCGCCCACTGTGAACGCCTACTACAACTCGAGCCTGAATGAAATTGTGTTCCCGGCCGGCATTTTGCAGCCGCCGTTCTACGACCCCAAGGCCGACGACGCGGTGAACTACGGCGGCGTGGGCGCGGTGATTGGCCACGAAATGACCCACGGCTTCGACGACCAGGGCCGCCGCTCGGACGCCAAGGGCAACTTGCGCGACTGGTGGACCAAGGAAGACAACGAGAAGTTCACGGCCAAGGCCGACATGGTGGGCAAGCAGTACGACGCCTTCATGCCGCTGGACTCGGTGCACGTGAACGGCAAGCTGACGATGGGCGAGAACCTGGCCGACATTGGGGGCCTCACCATCGCCCACCAAGCGTTCCAGAAGACGCAGCAGGCTAAGGGCGGCCAGAAAATCGACGGCTTCACGCCCGAGCAGCGTTTCTTCCTGGGCTGGGCCCAGATCTGGCGCGCCAACTCGCGTCCCGAGTACGTGCGCCAGCAAGTGCAAACCGACCCGCACTCGCCCGAGCAGTTCCGCACCAACGGCCCGCTCATGAACATGCCCGAGTTCTACGAAGCCTTCGGCTGCAAGGACGGCAGCAAAATGGTGCGCGCCACCGCCGACCGCTCGCGCATCTGGTAA
- a CDS encoding peptidylprolyl isomerase, with product MFPSLRLAPAALAVALLAAACHQAPPPAAAPAARPVVPGPDIAALTDETAPAALLAYGKQYPGSEVLFTTRFGKIRVHLYDDTPIHKANFLLLTRKGVFSETMFNRVVRGFAVQGGQTAGPRTIRLHRYRLPPEFRPGHFHHQGALGMARYDDDENPGRLSSNTDFFFVMGEKLDARQAQAMTPRRLTPAQLRAYATVGGTPSLDGQYTVFGEVTEGQDVVNKISQVPVEPDKWPVQDITMKVEVVK from the coding sequence ATGTTTCCTTCCCTCCGTTTGGCGCCCGCGGCGCTGGCCGTGGCGCTGCTGGCCGCCGCCTGCCACCAGGCCCCGCCGCCCGCCGCCGCGCCCGCCGCCCGGCCCGTGGTACCGGGCCCCGACATCGCCGCCCTTACCGATGAAACGGCGCCGGCCGCGCTGCTCGCCTACGGGAAGCAGTACCCCGGCTCGGAAGTGCTGTTCACCACGCGCTTCGGCAAAATCCGGGTACACTTGTACGACGATACGCCCATCCACAAGGCCAACTTCCTGCTGCTCACCCGCAAGGGCGTGTTCAGCGAAACCATGTTCAACCGCGTGGTGCGGGGCTTTGCCGTGCAGGGCGGCCAAACGGCGGGGCCCCGCACCATCCGGCTGCACCGCTACCGCCTGCCGCCCGAGTTCCGGCCCGGCCACTTCCACCACCAGGGGGCCTTGGGCATGGCCCGCTACGACGATGACGAAAACCCCGGCCGGCTCTCATCGAACACCGATTTTTTCTTCGTGATGGGCGAAAAGCTCGACGCCCGCCAGGCCCAGGCCATGACGCCCCGCCGCCTGACGCCTGCGCAGCTGCGCGCCTACGCTACAGTGGGCGGCACGCCCTCGCTCGACGGCCAGTACACGGTGTTTGGCGAGGTAACCGAGGGCCAGGACGTGGTGAACAAGATTTCGCAAGTACCCGTGGAGCCCGACAAATGGCCCGTGCAGGACATCACGATGAAAGTGGAAGTGGTGAAATAG
- a CDS encoding zinc dependent phospholipase C family protein — MKKLFLPVVLALLAVGSAGAWGFFGHRLITQVAVYRLPGSMQAFYFRHLPELVRQSTAPDERRNTDPDEASRHFIDMDHYSEDNPFGKVPQDYAAAVEKFSADTLKKYGTVPWAIAENTEKLTNAFREHDTVAIIKYSAELGHYVSDAFVPLHTTINYDGQLTNQAGLHSLWESALPEKYITEYNITYEPASYVKDPLAEAWGTVQRSYGFLTETFDRVSKVEKMMPGPERYTFSHRYGKTQRRYSDAFAAEYEKLVGGMVANRLKLAPTAVASLWLTAWQNGGKPDLNQLMTPNRLSKDEKVRLETELAAAKKNTLAQDHLLLAQRTEKRVENPDEIKAAQEAPAVQAEDVPETPATPDPGAAPAGAPAKATAKATAKATAPVKVKTKSKGPGGTTKTKTTSTAIPW, encoded by the coding sequence ATGAAAAAATTATTCTTACCGGTCGTGCTGGCGCTGCTGGCGGTGGGCTCGGCCGGGGCCTGGGGCTTTTTTGGCCACCGCCTCATCACGCAGGTGGCCGTGTACCGGCTGCCCGGCAGCATGCAGGCATTTTATTTCCGCCACCTGCCCGAGCTGGTGCGCCAAAGCACGGCCCCCGACGAGCGCCGCAACACCGACCCCGACGAGGCCAGCCGCCACTTCATCGACATGGACCACTACTCGGAGGACAACCCCTTCGGCAAGGTGCCGCAGGACTATGCGGCGGCGGTGGAAAAATTCTCGGCTGACACGCTGAAAAAGTACGGCACCGTGCCGTGGGCCATCGCCGAAAACACCGAAAAGCTCACCAACGCCTTCCGGGAGCACGACACGGTGGCCATCATCAAGTATTCGGCCGAGCTGGGGCACTACGTGAGCGACGCCTTCGTGCCGCTGCACACCACCATCAACTACGACGGGCAGCTGACGAACCAGGCCGGCCTGCACAGCCTCTGGGAAAGCGCCCTGCCCGAGAAGTACATCACCGAGTACAATATCACCTACGAGCCGGCTTCCTACGTAAAAGACCCGCTGGCCGAGGCCTGGGGCACGGTGCAGCGCAGCTACGGCTTCCTGACCGAGACGTTTGACCGGGTTAGCAAGGTGGAAAAAATGATGCCGGGGCCCGAGCGCTACACGTTTTCGCACCGCTACGGCAAAACCCAGCGCCGCTACTCCGACGCCTTCGCGGCCGAGTACGAGAAGCTGGTGGGCGGCATGGTGGCCAACCGCCTCAAGCTGGCCCCCACGGCGGTGGCCTCGCTCTGGCTCACGGCCTGGCAAAACGGTGGCAAGCCCGACCTCAACCAGCTCATGACACCCAACCGCCTCAGCAAAGACGAGAAAGTGCGCCTGGAAACCGAGCTGGCCGCTGCTAAGAAAAACACCCTCGCGCAAGACCACCTATTGCTTGCCCAGCGCACCGAAAAACGCGTAGAAAACCCCGACGAAATAAAGGCCGCCCAAGAGGCCCCCGCCGTGCAGGCCGAGGACGTGCCCGAAACCCCAGCCACGCCCGACCCCGGCGCCGCCCCGGCCGGGGCCCCCGCCAAAGCCACGGCCAAAGCCACGGCCAAAGCCACCGCCCCAGTCAAGGTCAAAACCAAGAGCAAGGGCCCCGGCGGCACCACCAAGACCAAAACCACCAGCACCGCCATTCCCTGGTAG